A genomic segment from Streptomyces sp. NBC_01233 encodes:
- a CDS encoding N,N-dimethylformamidase beta subunit family domain-containing protein: MGADQIRRWESGALAHAVTDPFGQGPLPWFRGSELYFDDTGHVVPWYVDPASAAAGTGQIPRARGNGGPRTADDVHRQIKGFASTGAVTPGEAIDFHITVDPPQQFSVDVYRIGHYGGDGASKITTSPRLSGIVQPAPLAADRTVSCHHWWQSWRLQVPSYWSVGAYVAVLTTADGYRSHIPFTVRDDHPADLLLLLPDITWQAYNLYPEDGRTGASLYHAWDEDGRLLGEQDAAHTVSFDRPYAGAGLPLHVGHAYDFIRWAERYGYDIAYADTRDLHAGRVDPTRYRGLVFPGHDEYWSAPMRRTVERARLHGTSLVFLSANTMYWQVELSPSPSGVADRLLTCRKRRGPGRPSLWREVDRPEQQLLGIQYAGRVPEPAPLIVRNATHWLWDSTGAGENDELPGLVAGEADRYFPRTQLPEHHDRILLAHSPYLDSEGHRRHQETSLYRAPSGALVFASGTFAWSPALDRPGHVDERVQRATANLLDRICKHD, encoded by the coding sequence ATGGGTGCGGACCAGATCCGGCGTTGGGAGTCAGGTGCGCTCGCGCACGCGGTGACCGATCCCTTCGGACAGGGCCCCCTGCCCTGGTTCCGGGGGAGCGAGCTCTACTTCGACGACACCGGCCACGTCGTCCCCTGGTACGTGGACCCGGCCTCCGCGGCCGCCGGCACCGGCCAGATCCCCCGCGCCCGCGGCAACGGCGGTCCCCGCACCGCCGACGACGTGCACCGTCAGATCAAGGGCTTCGCCTCCACCGGCGCGGTCACTCCCGGCGAGGCCATCGACTTCCACATCACCGTCGACCCGCCCCAGCAGTTCTCCGTCGACGTCTACCGGATCGGCCACTACGGCGGCGACGGGGCCTCCAAGATCACCACCAGCCCCCGCCTCTCCGGCATCGTGCAGCCGGCCCCCCTGGCGGCCGACCGCACCGTCTCCTGCCACCACTGGTGGCAGTCCTGGCGCCTGCAGGTCCCGTCCTACTGGAGCGTCGGCGCCTACGTCGCCGTCCTCACCACCGCCGACGGATACCGCTCCCACATCCCCTTCACGGTCCGCGACGACCACCCCGCCGACCTCCTGCTCCTGCTCCCCGACATCACCTGGCAGGCCTACAACCTCTACCCGGAGGACGGCCGTACCGGCGCCAGCCTCTACCACGCCTGGGACGAGGACGGCCGGCTGCTCGGCGAGCAGGACGCGGCCCACACCGTCTCCTTCGACCGCCCCTACGCGGGCGCCGGCCTGCCCCTGCACGTCGGCCACGCCTACGACTTCATCCGCTGGGCCGAGCGCTACGGCTACGACATCGCCTACGCCGACACCCGCGACCTGCACGCCGGCCGCGTCGACCCCACCCGCTACCGCGGCCTGGTCTTCCCCGGCCACGACGAGTACTGGTCGGCCCCCATGCGCCGCACCGTCGAGCGCGCCCGCCTGCACGGCACCTCGCTCGTCTTCCTCTCCGCCAACACCATGTACTGGCAGGTCGAGCTCTCCCCCTCCCCCTCCGGGGTCGCGGACCGGCTCCTCACCTGCCGAAAACGGCGCGGTCCGGGCCGCCCCAGCCTGTGGCGCGAGGTCGACCGCCCGGAGCAGCAGCTGCTCGGCATCCAGTACGCCGGCCGGGTCCCCGAGCCCGCGCCGCTGATCGTGCGCAACGCCACGCACTGGCTCTGGGACTCCACCGGCGCCGGCGAGAACGACGAGTTGCCCGGCCTGGTCGCGGGCGAGGCCGACCGCTACTTCCCGCGCACCCAGCTCCCCGAGCACCACGACCGGATCCTGCTGGCGCACTCCCCGTACCTCGACAGCGAGGGCCACCGGCGCCACCAGGAGACCTCCCTCTACCGGGCGCCCAGCGGGGCGCTGGTCTTCGCCTCCGGCACCTTCGCGTGGTCCCCGGCCCTCGACCGGCCGGGCCATGTCGACGAGCGGGTGCAGCGGGCCACAGCCAACCTCCTCGACCGGATCTGCAAGCACGACTGA
- the purD gene encoding phosphoribosylamine--glycine ligase produces the protein MKVLVIGGGAREHALCRSLSLDPAVSALYCAPGNAGIADVATLRPVDALDGAAVATLATELAADLVVVGPEAPLVAGVADAVRAAGIPVFGPSAEAAQLEGSKAFAKDVMAAAGVPTARSYVCTTPEEVDAALDAFGAPYVVKDDGLAAGKGVVVTEDLAAARAHALGCDRVVIEEYLDGPEVSLFAITDGVTVVPLQPAQDFKRALDGDQGPNTGGMGAYSPLPWADPKLVDEVMELVLQPTVDELRRRGTPFSGLLYAGLAITSRGTRVIEFNARFGDPETQVVLARLRTPLAGVLLNAANGTLDALPPLVWCEDAAVTVVIASHNYPETPRTGDPIEGLLEVAAEDEPDAYVLHAGTRREGDAIVSAGGRVLSVTATGSDLAQAREKAYKAVARIRLDGSQHRTDIAAKAAGHS, from the coding sequence GTGAAGGTCCTCGTCATCGGCGGCGGCGCCCGCGAACATGCCCTGTGCCGCTCTCTGTCCCTCGACCCCGCCGTCTCCGCCTTGTACTGCGCTCCCGGCAACGCCGGGATCGCGGACGTGGCCACGCTGCGCCCGGTCGACGCCCTCGACGGTGCAGCCGTCGCCACTCTCGCCACCGAACTCGCCGCCGACCTGGTCGTCGTCGGCCCTGAGGCCCCGCTGGTCGCCGGCGTCGCCGACGCCGTGCGCGCCGCCGGGATCCCCGTATTCGGACCGTCCGCCGAGGCGGCGCAGCTCGAGGGCTCCAAGGCCTTCGCCAAGGACGTGATGGCCGCGGCCGGGGTCCCGACCGCGCGCAGCTACGTCTGCACCACCCCGGAAGAGGTGGACGCGGCCCTCGACGCCTTCGGCGCCCCGTACGTCGTCAAGGACGACGGCCTCGCGGCCGGCAAGGGCGTCGTGGTCACCGAGGACCTGGCGGCCGCCCGCGCCCACGCGCTCGGCTGCGACCGCGTGGTCATCGAGGAGTACCTCGACGGCCCCGAGGTCTCCCTCTTCGCCATCACCGACGGCGTCACCGTGGTCCCGCTCCAGCCCGCGCAGGACTTCAAGCGCGCCCTGGACGGCGACCAGGGCCCGAACACCGGCGGCATGGGCGCCTACTCCCCGCTGCCCTGGGCCGACCCGAAGCTGGTCGACGAGGTCATGGAGCTGGTCCTCCAGCCCACGGTCGACGAGCTCCGCCGCCGCGGCACCCCCTTCTCGGGGCTGCTCTACGCCGGCCTCGCGATCACCAGTCGCGGCACCCGGGTCATCGAGTTCAACGCCCGCTTCGGCGATCCCGAGACCCAGGTGGTCCTGGCCCGGCTGCGCACCCCGCTCGCGGGCGTGCTGCTGAACGCCGCCAACGGCACCCTGGATGCCCTGCCCCCGCTCGTCTGGTGCGAGGACGCGGCCGTCACGGTGGTCATCGCCTCCCACAACTACCCCGAGACCCCCCGCACCGGGGACCCGATCGAGGGCCTGCTCGAGGTGGCCGCCGAGGACGAGCCCGATGCCTACGTGCTGCACGCCGGGACCCGGCGCGAGGGCGACGCGATCGTCAGCGCGGGCGGCCGCGTGCTGTCGGTGACGGCGACCGGTTCCGATCTGGCACAGGCCCGTGAGAAGGCGTATAAGGCGGTGGCGCGCATCCGGCTGGACGGATCGCAGCACCGTACGGACATCGCGGCGAAGGCCGCCGGGCACAGCTGA
- a CDS encoding DNA polymerase III subunit gamma and tau, producing MSSLALYRRYRPESFAEVIGQEHVTAPLMQALRNNRVNHAYLFSGPRGCGKTTSARILARCLNCEQGPTPTPCGECQSCRDLARNGPGSIDVIEIDAASHGGVDDARDLREKAFFGPASSRYKIYIIDEAHMVTPQGFNALLKVVEEPPEHLKFIFATTEPEKVIGTIRSRTHHYPFRLVPPGTLRDYLSEVCGREGATVEDGVLPLVVRAGAGSVRDSMSVMDQLLAGAGDDGVTYAMATSLLGYTEGSLLDSVIDAFAAGDGAAAFEVVDRVVEGGNDPRRFVADLLERLRDLVILAAVPEAGEKGLIDAPADVVERMQAQASVFGAAELSRAADLVNAGLTEMRGATSPRLQLELICARVLLPAAFDDERSFQARLDRLERSGAAAFAAAPAMGYVPGPEAHAMAPAGPGGGVAAARAAAAAVQPPAQVPAPAPVRAPAQPEAPVQAAPAAQAPAAPAPAAAPAPAPGAWPGAAQPGSGAPGAWPGAAAPAAPAAPAAPVAPAAGAWPSAAAPGQGAPAPVAPVAASAPAPAPAAAPAPSPGMAAGVGQVQAMWPGVLEAVKNRRRFTWILLSQNAQVTGFDGTTLQLGFPNAGARDNFASSGSEDVLKAVLAEQFQVNWKIDAVVGGGGPAPVAQGSSYAAPAAPAYSPPPPVQQSAPAAPTPQYPQQPPQQSAPAPQPPVHQAPPPVAPEDDFAEEDDPDLVESALTGHDLIVRELGATVVEEYTNE from the coding sequence GTGTCGTCCCTTGCGCTGTACCGCCGCTATCGCCCCGAGTCGTTCGCCGAGGTCATCGGGCAGGAGCATGTCACTGCACCGCTGATGCAGGCCCTGCGGAACAACCGGGTCAATCACGCGTACCTGTTCAGCGGGCCGCGCGGGTGTGGAAAGACCACCAGCGCGCGCATCCTCGCCCGGTGCCTGAACTGTGAGCAGGGTCCCACTCCGACCCCCTGCGGGGAGTGCCAGTCCTGCCGGGACCTCGCCAGGAACGGGCCGGGGTCCATCGACGTCATCGAGATCGACGCCGCCTCGCACGGTGGTGTGGACGACGCCCGTGACCTGCGTGAGAAGGCTTTTTTCGGGCCGGCGTCCAGCCGCTACAAGATCTACATCATCGACGAGGCCCACATGGTCACCCCGCAGGGCTTCAACGCCCTGCTGAAGGTGGTCGAGGAGCCGCCGGAGCACCTCAAGTTCATCTTCGCCACCACCGAGCCGGAGAAGGTGATCGGGACCATCCGGTCCAGGACGCACCACTACCCCTTCCGGCTGGTGCCGCCCGGCACCCTGCGGGACTACCTGAGCGAGGTCTGCGGGCGGGAGGGCGCCACGGTCGAGGACGGCGTGCTGCCGCTCGTCGTGCGCGCCGGCGCCGGGTCCGTGCGTGACTCGATGTCCGTCATGGACCAGCTGCTCGCCGGTGCGGGTGATGACGGTGTGACGTATGCCATGGCGACCTCGCTGCTCGGGTACACCGAGGGGTCCCTGCTCGACTCCGTCATCGACGCCTTCGCGGCCGGGGACGGGGCCGCCGCCTTCGAGGTCGTCGACCGGGTGGTCGAGGGCGGGAACGACCCGCGCCGGTTCGTCGCCGACCTGCTGGAGCGCCTGCGCGACCTGGTCATCCTGGCCGCCGTGCCCGAAGCCGGGGAGAAGGGACTGATCGACGCCCCGGCCGATGTCGTGGAGCGGATGCAGGCCCAGGCGTCCGTGTTCGGGGCCGCCGAGCTGTCTCGCGCCGCCGATCTGGTCAACGCCGGGCTCACGGAGATGCGCGGCGCGACCTCGCCGCGGCTGCAGCTGGAGCTGATCTGCGCCCGCGTGCTGCTGCCCGCCGCCTTCGACGACGAGCGGTCCTTCCAGGCCCGGCTCGACCGGCTGGAGCGCAGCGGGGCCGCAGCCTTCGCGGCCGCGCCCGCCATGGGTTACGTACCCGGGCCCGAGGCGCACGCCATGGCGCCCGCCGGCCCCGGCGGGGGTGTGGCCGCCGCGCGCGCCGCCGCTGCCGCCGTCCAGCCGCCCGCGCAGGTGCCGGCTCCCGCGCCGGTACGGGCTCCCGCGCAGCCGGAGGCTCCGGTGCAGGCCGCGCCCGCCGCCCAGGCTCCCGCTGCCCCCGCGCCTGCCGCAGCCCCCGCCCCGGCCCCCGGGGCATGGCCCGGAGCCGCACAGCCCGGCAGCGGCGCCCCCGGCGCCTGGCCCGGAGCCGCGGCCCCGGCGGCACCCGCGGCACCGGCCGCTCCCGTGGCCCCGGCCGCCGGTGCCTGGCCCAGCGCGGCCGCCCCCGGCCAGGGCGCGCCCGCGCCCGTCGCCCCGGTCGCGGCCTCCGCTCCGGCTCCGGCCCCGGCCGCGGCCCCCGCCCCCTCTCCCGGCATGGCCGCCGGTGTGGGGCAGGTCCAGGCGATGTGGCCCGGCGTCCTGGAGGCCGTGAAGAACCGCCGCCGCTTCACCTGGATCCTGCTCAGCCAGAACGCCCAGGTCACCGGCTTCGACGGCACCACCCTCCAGCTCGGCTTCCCCAATGCCGGAGCCCGCGACAACTTCGCCAGCAGCGGCAGCGAGGACGTGCTCAAGGCGGTCCTGGCCGAGCAGTTCCAGGTCAACTGGAAGATCGACGCCGTGGTGGGCGGCGGAGGCCCGGCCCCCGTGGCCCAGGGCTCCTCGTACGCCGCCCCGGCGGCGCCCGCCTACAGCCCGCCGCCCCCGGTGCAGCAGTCCGCCCCGGCGGCCCCCACGCCCCAGTACCCGCAGCAGCCGCCCCAGCAGTCGGCTCCCGCCCCGCAGCCCCCCGTACATCAGGCGCCCCCGCCGGTCGCCCCCGAGGACGACTTCGCCGAGGAGGACGATCCCGACCTTGTGGAGAGCGCCCTGACCGGACACGACCTGATCGTGCGCGAGCTGGGAGCCACCGTTGTGGAGGAATACACGAACGAGTAG
- a CDS encoding Eco57I restriction-modification methylase domain-containing protein, protein MAAAAPDEVEYGEVFTRRWVVETILDLVGYTADRDLTQMKLVEPSIGSGAFFVPVLERLLESAKVHGTKLSALADCLYGLDLQHEHVATCRKKSADMLQAAGASPKEARALSAGWLRHGDFLLDEVPTDVDFVIGNPPYIRTEDLHDETEAAYRKTWRTMRGRADIYVGFYERSLSMLASDGKVGFICADRWMRNAYGKHLRGLVTSRYAVESVWQMHDVDAFEAEVSAYPAITVLANSEQGSSTFIDTTAAFGVASASEAMAFVRGTAEEASGQGWEGARLPSWFETDDFWPAGSPHTIKLLEHLQENFPTLEADGKTKISIGVATGADKAYIISPDAGIDVEQDRLTPIVMADDIRAGRLTTPSKMLLNPWDDEGRLVDLADYPKFADALASHPNVKMRFVARKNPNTWHRTIDKVYPGLAERPKLLLQDMKAQITPVLEPGGYYPHHNLYYIVSSSWDMEVLGGLLLSRIAEAFVSAYGVKMRGGTLRFQAQYLRKITVPRPEAIPDDIASRLRDAFRAGDRVAATRAAEEAYGLPAGSI, encoded by the coding sequence ATGGCCGCAGCTGCCCCCGACGAGGTCGAGTACGGCGAGGTCTTCACCCGTCGATGGGTCGTCGAGACGATTCTTGATCTGGTCGGCTATACGGCAGACAGGGACCTCACCCAGATGAAGCTCGTTGAGCCGTCCATCGGGTCCGGAGCGTTTTTCGTCCCCGTACTGGAGCGACTGCTCGAGTCTGCAAAGGTCCATGGCACGAAGCTGTCAGCGCTGGCTGACTGTCTGTACGGTCTCGATCTCCAGCACGAGCATGTCGCGACCTGCCGGAAGAAGTCGGCAGACATGCTCCAAGCCGCTGGGGCAAGTCCCAAAGAGGCCCGAGCCCTGTCTGCAGGCTGGCTGCGTCACGGCGACTTCCTTCTCGACGAGGTACCGACGGATGTCGATTTCGTGATCGGCAACCCGCCGTACATCCGCACCGAGGATCTCCATGATGAGACCGAGGCTGCCTACCGCAAGACATGGCGGACGATGCGTGGGCGGGCGGACATCTACGTCGGCTTCTATGAGCGTTCGCTGTCCATGCTCGCAAGCGACGGGAAGGTCGGGTTCATCTGCGCGGACCGTTGGATGCGGAACGCCTACGGGAAGCACCTGCGGGGTCTCGTGACCTCACGCTACGCGGTCGAGTCCGTGTGGCAGATGCATGACGTGGACGCATTCGAAGCAGAGGTCTCGGCCTATCCGGCGATCACGGTACTGGCCAACTCCGAGCAGGGCAGCTCCACGTTCATCGACACTACTGCCGCATTCGGAGTGGCCTCCGCGAGTGAGGCCATGGCGTTCGTGCGGGGCACGGCGGAGGAGGCTTCAGGCCAGGGATGGGAGGGTGCACGCCTGCCCAGCTGGTTCGAGACCGACGACTTCTGGCCCGCAGGATCCCCTCACACCATCAAGCTGCTGGAGCATCTGCAGGAGAATTTCCCGACGCTGGAAGCCGACGGCAAGACGAAGATCAGCATTGGGGTCGCGACCGGTGCCGACAAGGCCTACATCATCAGCCCAGACGCTGGCATCGACGTGGAGCAAGATCGGCTGACACCCATCGTCATGGCCGACGACATTCGCGCAGGTCGTCTCACGACGCCTTCGAAAATGCTGCTGAACCCGTGGGATGACGAAGGCAGGCTCGTGGATCTCGCGGACTACCCGAAGTTCGCGGACGCGCTTGCGTCGCACCCGAACGTCAAGATGCGCTTCGTCGCGAGGAAGAACCCGAACACCTGGCACCGCACGATCGACAAGGTCTACCCGGGCCTCGCCGAACGGCCGAAGCTACTTCTTCAGGACATGAAAGCCCAGATCACGCCGGTGCTGGAGCCGGGTGGCTACTACCCGCACCACAACCTGTACTACATCGTCTCGTCGTCGTGGGACATGGAAGTGCTCGGCGGGTTGCTGCTTTCCCGGATCGCAGAAGCCTTCGTGAGTGCCTACGGCGTAAAGATGCGCGGCGGCACGCTGCGATTCCAGGCGCAGTATTTGCGGAAAATCACCGTTCCGCGTCCCGAAGCGATCCCCGACGACATCGCCTCCAGGCTCCGTGACGCGTTCCGCGCCGGCGACAGGGTGGCTGCGACGCGTGCGGCCGAAGAAGCGTACGGGCTGCCTGCTGGCAGCATCTGA
- a CDS encoding PaeR7I family type II restriction endonuclease produces MSDLTPVETWRAAVLGYWTGLDLQAAKQGQATGVKDTGNRAAVTGGKQMDALQEVVAKIWRADPDITLEVRTTGHNNLPAYFRPSKNWDLLVLYRGSLIAAMEFKSQRGPSFGNNFNNRTEEALGLAADSQMAAERGLFGQLKPWFGFIMFVESAPGSLSAIKVPKNMPFPADPIFEGASYIGRYKIFFDRMVKEGNYDAVALLTAEAGSENFTEPSVSLSLANLEAAIRARIAYIKTLPDDVFDELTH; encoded by the coding sequence ATGAGCGACCTGACACCTGTCGAGACGTGGCGCGCCGCCGTTCTCGGCTACTGGACTGGCCTGGACCTACAGGCCGCCAAGCAGGGGCAGGCGACCGGGGTCAAGGACACTGGCAACCGAGCAGCCGTCACGGGCGGCAAGCAGATGGACGCGCTGCAGGAAGTCGTGGCGAAAATATGGCGCGCCGATCCGGACATCACCCTTGAGGTGCGAACGACCGGTCACAACAATCTCCCGGCGTACTTTCGACCGTCGAAGAACTGGGACCTCCTGGTGCTCTACCGCGGCTCCCTGATCGCGGCGATGGAGTTCAAGTCCCAGCGAGGCCCCTCGTTCGGCAACAACTTCAACAACCGGACGGAGGAAGCCCTCGGACTCGCGGCCGACTCCCAGATGGCCGCGGAGCGCGGCCTGTTTGGCCAGTTGAAGCCCTGGTTCGGTTTCATCATGTTCGTGGAAAGCGCGCCGGGATCGTTGAGCGCGATCAAGGTACCCAAGAACATGCCGTTCCCGGCTGACCCGATCTTCGAGGGGGCGTCGTACATAGGGCGCTACAAGATCTTCTTCGATCGCATGGTCAAGGAAGGCAACTACGACGCAGTCGCTCTACTCACCGCCGAGGCAGGCAGCGAAAACTTCACCGAACCTTCGGTGAGCTTGTCGTTGGCCAATCTTGAGGCAGCCATCCGTGCACGCATCGCGTACATCAAGACGCTGCCGGACGATGTGTTCGACGAATTGACGCACTAG